One segment of Setaria viridis chromosome 4, Setaria_viridis_v4.0, whole genome shotgun sequence DNA contains the following:
- the LOC117851665 gene encoding disease resistance protein Pik-2, whose translation MAETALSMAATLVRSALGVASAAARQEVGLLLGVHDDIGFINAQLKMMSAFLRTTNVAEGNAEVLKAYLELIRDLAYDTEDCLEEFMVSIKHPSMLQQCFNLGARHRIAIKIRAIKQRIQELNQMRKMYNLIQLTDTISDDMKGDFQVTRNFAALYIQEAQLVGFQRPKVELLEMTSSKTDGRKVVSIVGMGGLGKTTLPKKVYDSKELHERFVNFAWITVSQSFSIMEILKDLIKQLLGENSLEDLLKKHQGVTLLGKHCTDLLREQLEGKRYFVVLDDLWTIEAWNSIQFAFPEHSSELGCVVVTTRITEVAQVCSFPYPKLIHHLKALEEKDAKELLLIGGLLANKGINDWKSLRDQLPSQLARGDPSVEALKQVVTLSYNHLPSHLKPCFLYLNLFPEDFEISRRHLVNRWIAEGFISIGTAQATLEDFADNYFYELISRSMIQPSKLDVQGNVKTCRVHDIVHDIAVTISRQENHVLLVDEQTRTAALTKESIRHVSCFGTRKWNGMDLSRVRSFTLFSEPARGPIAPLCLPQLKMLRVLDLKNARFKARQQDIEIIGLLLHLKYFHFHSESSVYTLPGSMGNLHGLQTLDIRKSNFASLPTEITKLQDLRSLRCSRIRRAYFDISAPKEFLRDVFSLINLCGGAPKEFKGFSSCWSDSSGIRVPRGMGSLRELQILEKVDIERTSRKAIKELGELTQLRKLVVRGRGDSNKKCKAFCGAAEKLSSLRSLNVGTKEPLEEAGVLDMLVSFTSPLPCLERLKLKGLLQQVPAWVGECVSLVKIDLKCCKLKELGALAQLPNLIQLRLLEDAYDAEKLVFCRDAFPKLRILSLHYYNCALREVTFEQSTSPNMETIDIKYCDLASGINGIENLPKLKEVYIQGGILAKQDMLKEEAGRHRNHPVLQIQG comes from the exons GTTCATCAATGCCCAGCTTAAGATGATGAGTGCTTTTCTTAGGACAACCAATGTGGCAGAGGGGAATGCTGAGGTGTTGAAGGCTTACCTGGAGCTAATACGTGACTTGGCATATGACACTGAAGATTGTCTTGAGGAGTTTATGGTTTCGATCAAGCATCCAAGCATGTTGCAGCAATGCTTCAACTTGGGAGCACGCCATCGTATTGCCATCAAGATACGGGCAATCAAGCAAAGAATCCAAGAGCTAAATCAAATGAGGAAGATGTACAATCTGATCCAGCTTACAGATACCATTTCCGATGACATGAAAGGAGATTTCCAGGTGACACGAAATTTTGCGGCTCTGTACATCCAAGAAGCGCAGCTTGTTGGCTTTCAGAGGCCAAAGGTTGAGCTCCTAGAGATGACATCTAGCAAGACTGATGGTCGGAAGGTTGTCTCAATTGTTGGCATGGGTGGTCTTGGGAAGACAACTCTTCCTAAAAAGGTATACGACAGCAAGGAGCTCCATGAAAGATTTGTTAATTTTGCTTGGATTACTGTTTCACAGTCCTTTAGCATCATGGAGATCCTCAAGGATCTAATCAAACAACTTTTGGGGGAAAATTCGCTGGAAGATTTGTTGAAAAAACACCAAGGTGTCACTTTGCTAGGGAAACATTGCACTGATCTCCTAAGAGAACAACTCGAGGGGAAAAGGTATTTTGTTGTTCTTGATGATTTGTGGACCATTGAAGCCTGGAACTCAATCCAGTTTGCTTTCCCAGAGCATAGCAGTGAACTTGGTTGTGTAGTAGTGACTACACGAATCACTGAAGTAGCACAAGTGTGCAGTTTCCCCTACCCTAAACTTATCCACCACCTTAAAGCCCTGGAGGAAAAAGATGCTAAAGAGCTGCTCCTA ATAGGCGGCCTCCTTGCTAATAAAGGCATAAACGACTGGAAAAGTTTGCGTGACCAATTACCATCACAACTTGCTAGAGGTGACCCTAGTGTTGAAGCTCTGAAGCAAGTGGTGACTTTAAGCTACAATCATTTGCCATCTCATCTCAAACCATGCTTTCTATATCTCAATCTCTTTCCAGAAGATTTTGAGATCAGTAGGAGGCACTTAGTAAATAGGTGGATAGCTGAAGGTTTTATTTCAATTGGTACTGCTCAGGCAACACTTGAAGATTTTGCTGATAATTATTTCTACGAACTGATCAGCAGAAGCATGATTCAACCATCCAAGTTAGATGTTCAAGGAAATGTGAAAACCTGCAGAGTTCATGATATTGTGCATGATATTGCAGTGACAATTTCAAGACAGGAGAACCATGTATTATTAGTTGATGAACAAACCAGAACCGCTGCCTTGACAAAAGAAAGCATCCGGCATGTATCATGCTTTGGCACCAGGAAATGGAACGGCATGGATTTAAGCCGGGTTCGATCTTTTACTTTGTTCAGTGAACCTGCTCGGGGGCCAATAGCCCCACTTTGTTTGCCCCAGCTGAAGATGTTGAGGGTTCTGGATCTCAAAAATGCCAGATTCAAAGCAAGGCAACAGGACATTGAAATCATAGGATTGTTGCTACACTTGAAGTACTTCCATTTCCATAGCGAATCAAGTGTTTATACTCTTCCAGGATCCATGGGAAATCTTCATGGCTTGCAAACTCTGGACATACGGAAATCAAATTTTGCATCCCTACCAACAGAAATCACTAAACTTCAAGATCTTCGCAGTCTCCGGTGTAGCAGGATACGTCGTGCATATTTTGATATAAGTGCACCTAAAGAATTCTTGAGGGACGTCTTTTCCTTAATAAACTTATGTGGTGGTGCACCTAAAGAATTcaaaggattttctagctgctGGTCTGATTCATCTGGCATTAGGGTGCCACGAGGAATGGGGAGCTTAAGAGAGCTGCAAATACTAGAGAAAGTAGATATTGAGAGAACAAGTAGGAAAGCAATTAAAGAGCTGGGGGAACTAACTCAGCTGAGGAAGTTAGttgtgagagggagaggggacTCCAATAAAAAGTGCAAGGCATTCTGTGGGGCTGCAGAGAAGCTGTCGTCCCTTCGTTCGCTCAATGTAGGTACGAAGGAGCCGCTTGAAGAGGCTGGGGTGCTGGATATGTTAGTTTCTTTTACATCCCCTCTCCCGTGTCTTGAGCGGCTCAAATTGAAGGGGCTCCTTCAGCAGGTACCTGCTTGGGTTGGTGAATGTGTGAGCCTGGTGAAGATTGACTTGAAGTGTTGTAAGCTCAAGGAACTGGGGGCCTTGGCTCAATTGCCTAACTTGATCCAACTACGACTTTTGGAAGATGCGTATGATGCAGAGAAATTGGTGTTCTGCAGGGATGCATTCCCAAAACTGAGGATCCTAAGTCTACATTATTATAATTGTGCACTGAGGGAGGTGACGTTCGAGCAGAGCACCTCACCTAACATGGAAACAATAGACATCAAGTATTGCGACTTGGCATCAGGAATCAATGGTATCGAGAACCTTCCAAAACTCAAGGAGGTCTATATTCAGGGTGGTATATTGGCGAAGCAAGATATGCTAAAAGAGGAAGCGGGTAGACACAGGAATCACCCCGTGCTGCAAATTCAGGGCTGA